The stretch of DNA TCAACCGCACCGATTTTTTCCGTCTGCTGAAATCGGCGGCGCAGCATTACAACTTCGACAATTTTGCGCTGGCCCGCATTTCCGAGGCTTCGGCCCCTTTCGGTGAACGTGATGTCGTCATCACCAATGTCGCCGAGCGGCGTGTCGGCCTTTTCATCACGACGTTGAAGGAAGCGCTGGGCACCGTCCGGGCAAAGACCGCCCAGTTCCTGGCAACGCCGGTCCATGGCAGGAGCGCACAGCCGGAAGTTTATCCGTCCGATCTGGTTTTCAACGAATTCCTGAGCGGCGTCTTTCTCTTCATCCCGCTGTTTACGCCGGAAGGGCGGCGATATTGCCTCGTGCTCAGCGGCGAGCGTCAGGAGCCGGATCAGAGTGAGATCGCCGACATACTTCTCGACGCCATGCGCATTTTCGACAAGCTCTACGAGGAAATCCTGACGCCGGAAATGTCCGGACGGCTGACCCAGCGCGAATCGGAAATCGTCAAATGGACGAGCGAAGGTAAGACGTCGGCGGAAATCGCCATCATTCTCGGTCTCTCCGAACATACGGTCAATTCGCACATCACCGCGGCCGCGCGCAAACTCGACGCTGTCAACCGCGTTCATATGGTGGCGATCGCCTTGAGGAATGGTTTGGTTTCGTGAAGTTGGTTTCGGGATTGGGGAAATGAGACGATGATCACCGAAACGGGCCGGAGGAACGCCGTAAAGGTTCTCTTTGTCGACGACGAATTTATCGAATTCCGCGCGCTCAAGAAGAAGATCGCCGATCTCTCCGAGCCGGCAGTCGAGGTTGAATATTCGCCATCGATCGGTGACGCGCTGGAAAAGATCCGCTTGGCGCGCTTCGATCTCATCCTGCTCGACAATCGCCTTCTGCCCAATGCCGATTTCCGCGAGACGGTGCCGGAGCTGCGTGGCATCGGCTACACCGGCCCGATCGGCGTCGTCTCGACCGATATATCGGGCGGCTATTTCCAGGAATTCCCGGATTACGGCGTCGATTTCCGCATCGGCAAGGACGAAATCGATGCCCAGACGCTACAGCACATCATCCGCGAATATGTGACCTATGACGTCCCGGATTTCTGGAAGGACGATTATAGTATCTAACCATCAAGCGATGGGAAGGCGGATGATGAAGCGACTGCCGCTTTCATCCGAACGTTCGAGGCTGATATCGCCGCCAAGCGCCGCCAGAAACTCACGCGCCGTGGTCAATCCGAGACCGGCGCCCGGGACCGCTCCCGCCTTCGGCAATTTCCAGAACGGCTCGAATATCCGCTCTCGATAAGCCGGATCGATGCCTGTCCCATTGTCGGAAATCCGGATGAACCAGTCCGTCCGCTCGCGCTCCGCGGCAATGGCCACATGCGGCGGCGCTTCCCCGCGGTAGGTGAGGGCATTGGTCAAAAGGTGCCGCAGCACCAGACCGAGGAGGGCAGGGTCGGTACGGATCGAGGGCAGGCCGTCGCTTTCAAGCGTCGCTGCGCCGACCGCCGTCTCGTCGGTCAGTTCGCCCCAGACATTTTCGGCGAGCGCCTGCAGATCGACCTCTTCAGGCGTCACCTGAGGTGTGCCAGCGGCAAGGCTCATCAATGCCTTGGTGAGGCGCTGCGCCGTCTGCGCCTTTTCCATGATCATCCGGAGGCTCTGAAGCTGTTCGCCGTCGAGCGTCTCCTCGAGATCGTCGAGCAGCAGCTCGGCATACATGGCGATATGGCGGAGCGGTGATTGCAGGTCGTGCGAGGCAGTCGCGAGAAAACGCTTGATGCGCTCCTCGCTGTCTCCGGCAACGGTGGTTTCCGGCGGTCTTGTCGGGTTGGATGACATCTGGCGGCTTCCCCGATCTCAATTACAGCGCGCGCGTCCTTTCAGACGTACGAAGGACGCTGTAACACCTTGAATTGGCACATAATGCAGTAGCCGACAATAGAAAGAGGGCGCCAGCTGTGCAACCGGCGCCCTATCAAGGATGCGTCAACGGGATTTTAGCTCGCGGACTTGCGCGGACGACCCTGTTCCGGCGGAATGATCTCGACTGCCGCATCGGTTGCCGATGCCTTGGCATGGCGGCGGCGCCAGTCGCCAAGGAAGAGCAGGATCGGTGCCGCGATGAAGATCGAAGAGGCGCCGGCCACGAGAATGCCGAAGACCATCGGGATCGCGAAGCTCGACACCGCACTACCGCCCCAGATCGCCATCGGCACCAGCGCGAGGAAGGCCGTCGCATTGGTGTAAAGGCTTCGCGCCAGGGTCTCGTTGATCGACTTGTCGATAATCTCGCGCAGCGGCATCGACTTGTAGAGCCGCATGTTTTCGCGCATGCGGTCATAGACGACGACCTTGTCGTTCACCGAATAACCTACAAGCGTCAGAATGGCGGCGATGGCCGTCAGATTGAAGTCGAGACCGGTGATCGCGAAGAAGCCGATCGCCTTTGTGACGTCGAGCACCAACGTGACGATGGCGCCGACGGCAAACGGCCATTCGAACCGCACCCAGATGTAGATGAGCATCGCGAAGCTCGCGATCACCACCGACAGGATACCGGCCCAGGCAAGCTCGCCGCTGACCTTCGGGCCGATGAC from Rhizobium leguminosarum bv. trifolii WSM1325 encodes:
- a CDS encoding histidine kinase (PFAM: ATP-binding region ATPase domain protein; histidine kinase A domain protein~SMART: ATP-binding region ATPase domain protein; histidine kinase A domain protein~KEGG: ret:RHE_CH00630 putative two-component sensor histidine kinase protein); this encodes MSSNPTRPPETTVAGDSEERIKRFLATASHDLQSPLRHIAMYAELLLDDLEETLDGEQLQSLRMIMEKAQTAQRLTKALMSLAAGTPQVTPEEVDLQALAENVWGELTDETAVGAATLESDGLPSIRTDPALLGLVLRHLLTNALTYRGEAPPHVAIAAERERTDWFIRISDNGTGIDPAYRERIFEPFWKLPKAGAVPGAGLGLTTAREFLAALGGDISLERSDESGSRFIIRLPIA
- a CDS encoding transcriptional regulator, LuxR family (PFAM: regulatory protein LuxR; Sigma-70 region 4 type 2~SMART: regulatory protein LuxR~KEGG: ret:RHE_CH00628 LuxR family transcriptional regulator); the encoded protein is MNNAPAIPFHAGPELSRAINRTDFFRLLKSAAQHYNFDNFALARISEASAPFGERDVVITNVAERRVGLFITTLKEALGTVRAKTAQFLATPVHGRSAQPEVYPSDLVFNEFLSGVFLFIPLFTPEGRRYCLVLSGERQEPDQSEIADILLDAMRIFDKLYEEILTPEMSGRLTQRESEIVKWTSEGKTSAEIAIILGLSEHTVNSHITAAARKLDAVNRVHMVAIALRNGLVS
- a CDS encoding response regulator receiver protein (KEGG: rec:RHECIAT_CH0000705 putative two-component response regulator protein), with the protein product MITETGRRNAVKVLFVDDEFIEFRALKKKIADLSEPAVEVEYSPSIGDALEKIRLARFDLILLDNRLLPNADFRETVPELRGIGYTGPIGVVSTDISGGYFQEFPDYGVDFRIGKDEIDAQTLQHIIREYVTYDVPDFWKDDYSI